DNA from Gracilinanus agilis isolate LMUSP501 chromosome 3, AgileGrace, whole genome shotgun sequence:
GAAGGATATGACAGTTCTCGCCATTGTACCCCACTTCGTCTCAGGAAGCAGAAACACCCCCGAGATCGACATTAGCCAACCACCTCAACGAGCCGCAGGCCTCGGCGACGGGTGGCCAGTGGGGTTATACCATAACAAGACCTGAGGTCTAGGAGGCGCGGGATTATGTTCACTTGCCCTCACTCAACATGGCGCTCCGGGAAGTGGAAGCTATCGTGAAGTGGGGGGTGGAGCGAGTGAAGTGTCGTATGCCGTGATCCGAAACAGCGCAAGGCAGTGGGAAGAGCGGGGTCATTTGCCCTCATCAAAGATGGTGTTCACGGCGcgttttctcctcccccccccccccccgccccgacCCTATGCGTTCGTCCCTGGCTCCGCCTCATTACTCTGACCCCGCCTCCGCCTTCCAGCTACCCGTTGCTGGGCTGGGCTCACTCAGTGGCGAGTTGTCTTCTCCCGGGGCAGGTTGAGATAGGTGCTTTGGAcatggcggcggcggcggcggctacTGCAGTATCTTCGACGTCGAAGGGGAATGGGACCAGCGGCAGGGCTGGGCCCAGTGAAGCTGGCGGCCCTCGAAAAAAGAAGGGACCGGGGCCCTTGGCCACCGCATACTTGGTCATCTACAATGTAGTGATGACTGCCgggtgaggaggggaaggggcGCAGGTGACCGAGGTGGCAGTTGGGAGGGTGTGGGGGAAAAGTCTGAGGAGGGGGCCTGCGAGCCAGGTGAACAGCCGGCGAGCGTGCGCCCTGACGACGGGCgtcccttcattcattcattctctaacCTACTCGACTAATCCTGACTTAAGCGCCGCGGCTCAGAAGTAAGGCACtgcgggggaggggaggggcacaTGGAGGTTAAAAGATGAATGAACCACTCACAGCCCCTGCTCTCCCTGCTCTCCTGGTTTCGGTACGTGATGGAGGGCCTTGAATGACGTGCTAAAGATTTTGGACCTAGTAGATTGAAGTTTCTGGGTAGGAAAATGAAGTGGTAAATTTGGCCGAGGGGGGGAGGGGTGTTGAATggatcagagaagagagaaagtggggGTAAACAGATCTACTGGGCTGTTGTGCAAGAAAAAAGTATTTGAGTGGCTGTTAGTGAATGGGGAGCCCCATCGGAGAGGATACTTACTTGTATTGGGAAAAGGATGACTGTTTTCTGTAA
Protein-coding regions in this window:
- the HACD2 gene encoding LOW QUALITY PROTEIN: very-long-chain (3R)-3-hydroxyacyl-CoA dehydratase 2 (The sequence of the model RefSeq protein was modified relative to this genomic sequence to represent the inferred CDS: deleted 2 bases in 1 codon; substituted 1 base at 1 genomic stop codon); translation: MTRKRIEQDRQKDMTVLAIVPHFVSGSRNTPEIDISQPPQRAAGLGDGWPVGLYHNKTXGLGGAGLCSLALTQHGAPGSGSYREVGGGASEVSYAVIRNSARQWEERGHLPSSKMVFTARFLLPPPPAPTLCVRPWLRLITLTPPPPSSYPLLGWAHSVASCLLPGQVEIGALDMAAAAAATAVSSTSKGNGTSGRAGPSEAGGPRKKKGPGPLATAYLVIYNVVMTAGWLVIAVGLVRAYLAKGSYHSLYFSIEKPLKFFQTGALLEILHCAIGIVPSSVVLTSFQVMSRVFLIWAVTHSVKEVQSEDSVLLFVIAWTITEIIRYSFYTFSLLNHLPYIIKWARYTLFIVLYPMGVSGELLTIYAALPFVRQASLYSISLPNKYNFSFDYYAFLILIMISYIPLFPQLYLHMIHQRRKVLSHPEEQKKYE